Proteins encoded together in one Epinephelus moara isolate mb chromosome 2, YSFRI_EMoa_1.0, whole genome shotgun sequence window:
- the LOC126403353 gene encoding olfactory receptor 52E4-like: MINSTHASYFTLAAYFEAGIFKYVFFLFVMLLYMLILCSNLLLIVVICVNRSLHEPMYMFLCSLFVNELYGSTGLFPLLLLQILSDIHTVSASACLLQIFCVYTYAHVQFFNLAVMSYDRCLAICFPLQYNTRMTSDKIAILIAVIWLYPFLVVLVAIMLSASLQLCGNIFNKVYCDNYSIVKLACSDTTVNNIFGLIYMYISKLALVTLICYTYVKILRVCFSGSKQTRQKAVSTCTPHLASLLNFSFGAFFEIMQNRFNMSSVSNILRIFLSLYWLTCQPLFNPVMYGLNLTKIRIICKSLVFGKS, encoded by the coding sequence ATGATCAACTCTACACATGCTTCATACTTCACACTTGCTGCCTACTTTGAAGCCGGGATTTTTAAATACGTCTTCTTTCTATTTGTTATGTTGTTATACATGTTGATTCTTTGCTCCAACCTCCTGCTGATTGTGGTTATCTGTGTGAACAGAAGCTTACATGAACCTATGTACATGTTTCTGTGCAGCCTGTTTGTAAATGAACTGTATGGTAGTACAGGGTTGTTTCCATTGCTGCTGCTTCAGATCCTCTCTGACATTCACACTGTCTCTGCTTCAGCTTGTCTCCTGCAGATTTTCTGTGTGTACACATATGCACATGTACAGTTTTTTAATTTAGCTGTCATGTCCTACGACAGGTGCCTCGCTATCTGTTTCCCTCTTCAGTATAACACACGGATGACTTCTGACAAAATAGCCATTCTCATTGCTGTGATATGGTTATACCCTTTTCTTGTGGTCCTTGTGGCGATAATGTTGAGTGCCTCTTTACAGCTGTGTGGGAACATCTTTAACAAAGTGTACTGTGACAACTACTCTATTGTGAAACTGGCCTGCTCTGACACAACAGTCAATAACATCTTTGGATTGATTTACATGTATATCTCAAAACTTGCTCTTGTAACTTTAATCTGTTACACGTACGTGAAGATCCTCAGAGTCTGTTTCTCTGGCTCTAAACAGACGAGACAGAAAGCCGTCAGCACCTGCACACCTCACCTCGCCTCTCTGCTCAACTTCTCCTTCGGGGCTTTCTTTGAAATAATGCAAAACAGATTTAATATGAGCAGTGTGTCAAATATTCTGCGCATCTTTTTGTCTTTATACTGGCTCACATGTCAGCCGCTCTTTAACCCCGTGATGTACGGACTGAATCTGACCAAAATTCGCATCATATGTAAAAGTCTTGTTTTTGGTAAAAGCTAA